A section of the Xiphias gladius isolate SHS-SW01 ecotype Sanya breed wild chromosome 10, ASM1685928v1, whole genome shotgun sequence genome encodes:
- the emx1 gene encoding homeobox protein EMX1, whose amino-acid sequence MMFSSAGKRCFTIESLVAKENPLTAEDPIRPTALSYSNPTTDALMNGYQAPPARSLYQSPDLVFPETVNHPSLTVAPHQLGGSHLQHPHFFGTQHRDPLNFYPWVLRNRFFGHRFQGNDVSQDSLLLHGPFARKPKRIRTAFSPSQLLRLERAFEKNHYVVGAERKQLANSLSLSETQVKVWFQNRRTKYKRQKLEEEGPESQQKKKGNHHINRWRIATKQASSEDIDVTSED is encoded by the exons ATGATGTTTTCGTCCGCGGGGAAACGCTGCTTCACGATAGAGTCCCTGGTCGCCAAAGAGAACCCTCTAACAGCCGAGGACCCCATCCGCCCGACGGCGTTGAGTTACTCCAACCCGACGACCGATGCCTTAATGAACGGCTACCAGGCTCCACCGGCCAGGTCCCTCTACCAGAGCCCGGACCTGGTGTTCCCAGAGACGGTAAACCACCCCTCCCTCACCGTGGCTCCTCACCAGCTCGGCGGCTCCCACCTACAGCATCCGCACTTCTTCGGGACGCAACACCGAGACCCGCTCAACTTCTACCCCTGGGTCTTACGGAACAGGTTTTTCGGACACCGATTTCAAG GTAACGATGTGTCCCAGGACAGCCTGCTACTCCACGGTCCTTTCGCCAGGAAGCCCAAACGCATCCGGACGgccttctctccctcccagcTCCTCCGTCTGGAAAGAGCCTTCGAGAAGAACCACTATGTGGTAGGGGCCGAGCGGAAGCAGCTGGCAAACAGCCTGAGTTTATCTGAGACACAG GTGAAGGTTTGGTTCCAGAACAGGCGGACCAAGTACAAGCGAcagaagctggaggaggagggaccaGAGAGccagcagaagaagaagggaaacCACCACATCAACAGATGGCGCATTGCCACCAAGCAGGCCAGCTCCGAGGACATTGATGTGACCTCAGAGGACTAA
- the noto gene encoding homeobox protein notochord, with protein MQVPNKLVGTYGYSVRNYAPASLYPQYQGSQCASSTKPPSGKSFTIEALLAKPEDTTRGRTSPAQCGVKYQPAAPALPLTGHVGLPMAPAPYVYSPNMLHSAVHTQPGYSIYCCPPFSYQSTCRGTFYAQASMSKVNAGLHSFKTKGGKSKRMRTSFTSEQLSRLEKEFARQQYMVGSERFLLASALQLTEAQVKVWFQNRRIKWRKQSLEQQQAKLAKLGLAAPPKSPGSQGHGDEGDEDEEFSDSDVDIDVSDDCTDHC; from the exons ATGCAGGTGCCCAACAAACTAGTCGGGACTTATGGATACTCTGTGCGTAATTACGCACCAGCGTCGCTGTACCCGCAGTACCAGGGGAGCCAGTGCGCGTCGTCAACGAAGCCTCCCAGTGGGAAATCTTTCACCATCGAAGCTTTGCTCGCCAAGCCGGAGGACACGACCAGAGGCCGGACGAGTCCCGCTCAGTGCGGAGTGAAATATCAGCCAGCAGCCCCGGCTCTGCCTCTCACCGGACACGTAGGCTTGCCCATGGCGCCGGCACCTTACGTCTACTCACCAAACATGTTGCACTCAGCTGTTCACACACAGCCCGGATATTCAATCTACTGCTGCCCGCCTTTCAGCTACCAGTCGACGTGCCGTGGCACGTTTTACGCACAAG CATCAATGTCCAAGGTCAACGCAGGCCTGCATTCGTTCAAAACCAAAGGTGGGAAGTCGAAACGGATGCGCACCAGCTTCACCAGCGAGCAGCTGTCCCGGCTGGAGAAGGAGTTTGCCCGGCAGCAGTACATGGTCGGATCCGAGAGGTTCCTCCTGGCCTCCGCCCTGCAGCTCACAGAGGCTCAA GTCAAAGTCTGGTTCCAGAACCGACGCATCAAGTGGCGCAAACAGAgcctggagcagcagcaggccaAGCTGGCCAAGCTGGGCCTCGCGGCCCCGCCGAAAAGCCCCGGGTCTCAGGGGCACGGGGATGAAGGCGATGAGGACGAGGAGTTCTCCGACTCAGACGTGGACATTGACGTGTCTGATGACTGCACCGACCACTGCTAA